One window of Paenibacillus sp. FSL K6-3182 genomic DNA carries:
- a CDS encoding sigma-70 family RNA polymerase sigma factor — protein MELEYVKYLAKGFETDAVLIDLMNAHGNDVWNFAFFLIRNADAADDICQDVFLTVYEKLHTFRGEASMKSWLLAITRNKTYKYKRSAYFSKVIVMDFVTRRETSRSAEAEVFDLMETKYIWNTVMKLPLRYREVLILEIHYQLSMQEMASLLQIAEGTVKSRLHRARKKMTSLLQSDSKGGNII, from the coding sequence GTGGAGCTCGAATATGTGAAGTATTTGGCAAAAGGATTTGAAACGGATGCCGTATTGATTGATTTGATGAATGCACATGGCAACGACGTTTGGAATTTTGCATTCTTTTTAATTCGGAATGCCGATGCGGCAGATGACATTTGTCAGGATGTTTTTTTGACAGTATATGAGAAGCTGCATACATTTCGAGGCGAAGCCAGTATGAAGAGCTGGCTGCTTGCCATTACACGAAACAAAACGTATAAGTACAAAAGAAGTGCTTATTTTTCTAAGGTCATTGTGATGGATTTCGTAACAAGAAGGGAAACATCCAGATCAGCGGAAGCAGAAGTTTTTGACCTTATGGAAACCAAATATATTTGGAACACCGTTATGAAGCTTCCGCTGCGCTACCGAGAAGTCCTCATACTGGAAATTCATTATCAATTATCCATGCAAGAAATGGCAAGTTTGCTGCAAATAGCGGAAGGGACGGTTAAATCGAGGCTGCACCGCGCACGCAAAAAAATGACAAGTTTACTGCAAAGTGATTCAAAAGGAGGAAACATCATATGA
- the pyrH gene encoding UMP kinase has protein sequence MRYKRVLIKLSGGAVAGNAEFGFEPERLNYIANEIISVVRLGVEVSLVIGGGNIFRGNMAESWGIERAEADNIGTLATVINSLMLRGVLKAKTDKEVRVMTAIPITSVAEPYIRLRAIHHLEQGYIVIFAGGNGQPYVTTDYPSVQRAIEVNSEALLVAKQGVDGIFNADPKYDADAKRFKSLHYNDVLQYNLKVMDQSAFILARDYHLPMHVFNFDKPGSMKEICEGGNNGTIISGESVLAY, from the coding sequence ATGAGGTACAAGAGAGTTCTTATTAAGCTTAGCGGCGGGGCAGTTGCAGGAAATGCTGAATTCGGTTTTGAGCCTGAACGGTTAAATTACATTGCGAATGAAATTATATCGGTGGTCCGTTTAGGTGTTGAGGTGTCGCTCGTTATTGGCGGGGGGAATATATTTCGCGGCAATATGGCAGAAAGCTGGGGAATCGAAAGGGCGGAAGCAGACAACATCGGCACACTTGCAACCGTCATTAATAGTTTGATGCTTCGCGGGGTTCTGAAAGCTAAAACAGACAAAGAAGTACGCGTCATGACAGCGATACCGATTACTTCGGTCGCCGAGCCATACATCAGACTGCGTGCAATCCACCATTTGGAGCAAGGCTATATCGTCATATTTGCCGGAGGCAACGGTCAACCCTACGTGACAACGGATTATCCTTCGGTACAAAGGGCCATTGAAGTGAATAGCGAGGCGCTTCTGGTTGCAAAACAAGGCGTAGATGGCATTTTTAATGCCGATCCTAAATACGATGCCGATGCGAAGCGGTTCAAATCTCTTCATTACAATGATGTTTTGCAATATAATTTGAAGGTAATGGATCAGTCAGCCTTTATATTGGCTAGAGACTATCATTTGCCTATGCATGTGTTCAACTTCGACAAGCCCGGATCCATGAAAGAAATTTGTGAAGGCGGAAACAATGGAACCATCATTAGTGGTGAATCTGTTCTTGCCTACTAA
- a CDS encoding phosphotransferase produces MNLQSLFSEPIMSQSTLGGFASDVFLVITEAGEYVVRSSGVDETVDAPFVWACSNLFGKQLSETFDMEIINQYLSRLTSNIAIPSVLGKAVIDGRQVISVEKINGIPLSFQNKSAMLMEDFGRSIAEIHSHKVKEWGSLNGSVRHALADFPQKLADALRVLAARYYKENTAIYESLNYYCSLAENMPVPEYAACIMLDMDPRQFLSNGERVSAIVDTEAYVLGPREMDLIAIECSLDEAGAHYFRKGYAEVLPFPDLLQVRELYRYFFCLLEIKGPAFDYHKWMSFPQLFGNFRNAEGSS; encoded by the coding sequence ATGAACCTACAATCATTATTTTCTGAACCTATTATGTCACAGTCCACTCTGGGTGGCTTTGCTAGTGACGTGTTTCTAGTCATCACGGAAGCAGGGGAATACGTTGTTCGATCATCCGGCGTAGATGAGACCGTTGATGCTCCTTTTGTATGGGCATGCAGCAATTTGTTCGGGAAACAATTAAGCGAGACGTTTGATATGGAGATTATTAATCAATATCTTTCACGATTGACAAGCAATATCGCTATTCCCAGTGTGCTTGGCAAGGCCGTGATCGATGGAAGACAAGTGATTTCGGTTGAAAAAATAAACGGAATTCCATTGTCATTTCAAAATAAATCCGCGATGCTGATGGAGGATTTCGGCAGGTCGATTGCGGAGATCCATTCCCATAAAGTTAAGGAATGGGGTTCTCTAAATGGATCAGTTCGGCATGCATTGGCTGATTTCCCTCAGAAGCTAGCAGATGCATTAAGGGTGTTGGCCGCTCGTTATTACAAGGAAAATACGGCAATCTATGAATCTCTTAATTACTACTGTTCATTAGCTGAAAATATGCCGGTACCGGAGTATGCCGCATGCATCATGCTCGATATGGATCCGAGACAGTTTCTATCAAATGGAGAACGTGTTAGCGCAATCGTTGATACAGAAGCGTATGTGCTTGGTCCTCGTGAAATGGATTTAATAGCGATTGAATGTTCATTGGATGAAGCGGGAGCTCATTATTTCCGCAAAGGTTATGCTGAAGTGCTGCCTTTCCCTGATTTATTACAGGTGCGTGAATTGTACCGATATTTCTTCTGCTTACTCGAAATTAAGGGGCCGGCTTTTGACTATCACAAATGGATGTCCTTTCCTCAACTATTCGGGAACTTTAGGAACGCAGAAGGGTCTTCTTAA
- a CDS encoding DUF4871 domain-containing protein, with product MKEPEQWEEALSRSPFVNPRFTEQLKEKIVYRANDKPKKKSYIARLGALSAIAAVLVYILFVTDLSKLFTSPSQIVGTNGSGRVAEIRTEYRKNGQMIFQIFPEENVVAGVMQGYVLHFTQPIDVFLGKNISIEGYHAQSGKRLTVMSPVTITEPSSGYETLERFTTSFSLPLGGTWTFEVKLNEQFYGDFVLAVQEPSPWISTSTFKLPYTGNDGMPHNYVLAGEKDKVGFLVGPYQNEQGLILDEQPIVAGKGNKYMWYFWGSKKELTGSFNVMGVKEGTTQEIEVFSARSVGSPLNGADAVIPSSMVLPEAGMWRLNVYIQDKLFSSITIQVESAS from the coding sequence ATGAAGGAGCCAGAACAGTGGGAAGAAGCGCTTAGCCGCTCCCCGTTTGTGAATCCTCGCTTCACTGAGCAATTGAAGGAGAAAATTGTTTATAGGGCCAATGATAAACCGAAGAAAAAGTCTTATATTGCTCGTCTGGGAGCACTGAGTGCAATCGCAGCCGTCCTTGTCTATATTCTGTTTGTCACAGATTTGAGCAAGCTGTTTACGAGCCCTTCACAAATCGTCGGAACAAATGGAAGCGGCAGGGTAGCGGAGATTCGAACGGAATACAGGAAGAACGGCCAAATGATATTTCAAATATTTCCTGAAGAGAATGTGGTTGCAGGTGTCATGCAAGGCTATGTTCTCCATTTCACGCAGCCCATTGATGTTTTTCTTGGCAAAAACATTTCTATTGAAGGTTATCATGCGCAATCGGGAAAACGGTTGACCGTTATGTCCCCTGTGACCATTACAGAGCCGAGCTCAGGGTATGAGACGTTGGAACGTTTTACAACCAGCTTTAGCCTGCCGCTGGGCGGAACATGGACATTCGAGGTCAAGCTGAATGAACAATTTTACGGTGACTTTGTTTTGGCAGTGCAGGAGCCTTCGCCATGGATAAGCACATCTACGTTCAAATTGCCTTATACAGGCAACGATGGAATGCCTCACAACTATGTGCTTGCTGGCGAGAAAGACAAGGTTGGATTTCTTGTAGGCCCTTATCAAAATGAGCAAGGATTGATCCTCGACGAGCAGCCGATTGTTGCGGGGAAAGGAAATAAGTACATGTGGTATTTCTGGGGGAGCAAGAAGGAACTCACGGGCAGCTTTAACGTTATGGGCGTAAAAGAAGGCACCACGCAGGAGATTGAAGTTTTCTCTGCGCGCAGTGTGGGCTCTCCGCTGAATGGGGCAGACGCTGTTATTCCATCATCGATGGTACTGCCCGAAGCCGGCATGTGGCGGCTAAACGTATACATTCAAGATAAGTTATTTAGCAGTATTACTATTCAGGTGGAATCGGCGAGCTGA
- a CDS encoding Gfo/Idh/MocA family oxidoreductase, whose product MSNADGMKYAPKGKPNRVVEDGQFVIAAVSLDHGHIYGMCNGLVEAGATLKWVYDADHAKVEAFIRQYPQVRAAESEEQVLSDDEVQLVVAAAVTSERGPLGVRVMQSGKHYFTDKAPFTTLEQLADARAAYADTGKKYAVYYSERLHVECAVYAGQLIEQGAIGRVVQVIGLGPHRLNAASRPSWFFEKEKYGGIICDIGSHQIEQFLYFTGNQNANVVNSKVANYANKEYPELEDFGDMTLVGENGATGYFRVDWLTPSGLGTWGDGRTMILGTEGYIEMRKYIDIAKDKDGDQLYLVNADGEQHIQLRGKVGFPYFGQLILDCLNGTELAMTQEHAFKAAELSLLAQKHATKVE is encoded by the coding sequence ATGAGTAATGCAGATGGCATGAAATATGCGCCAAAGGGAAAGCCGAATAGAGTAGTTGAGGATGGGCAATTCGTAATCGCCGCTGTTAGTCTTGATCACGGTCATATTTATGGCATGTGCAACGGACTTGTGGAAGCGGGCGCCACTTTAAAATGGGTATACGACGCTGACCACGCTAAGGTTGAAGCATTTATCCGTCAATATCCGCAGGTGCGGGCAGCGGAGTCGGAAGAGCAGGTGCTCTCCGATGATGAGGTGCAGCTGGTTGTAGCTGCAGCGGTAACATCGGAGCGCGGACCGCTAGGCGTTCGCGTCATGCAGAGCGGCAAACATTATTTTACCGATAAAGCGCCATTTACAACGCTTGAACAGCTCGCGGACGCTCGCGCTGCATACGCAGATACAGGAAAAAAATACGCAGTATATTACAGCGAGAGATTGCATGTGGAATGCGCAGTTTATGCGGGTCAATTGATCGAACAAGGTGCAATTGGACGTGTTGTTCAAGTCATTGGACTAGGGCCGCATCGTTTGAACGCTGCCTCCCGCCCGTCATGGTTTTTTGAGAAGGAAAAGTATGGCGGCATCATTTGTGATATCGGATCGCATCAAATTGAACAATTTCTATATTTTACAGGCAATCAGAATGCCAATGTTGTAAACAGCAAGGTGGCCAACTATGCCAATAAGGAGTATCCAGAACTTGAGGATTTTGGAGATATGACGCTTGTTGGCGAGAATGGGGCAACCGGCTACTTCCGTGTCGATTGGCTAACACCAAGCGGTCTTGGAACATGGGGCGACGGTCGTACTATGATTCTCGGAACTGAAGGCTACATTGAGATGAGGAAGTACATTGATATCGCTAAAGATAAGGACGGAGACCAGCTTTATTTAGTAAATGCAGATGGCGAGCAGCATATTCAGCTTCGCGGCAAAGTCGGCTTCCCTTATTTTGGCCAGCTCATTCTCGATTGCTTGAACGGTACTGAGCTTGCTATGACGCAGGAGCATGCATTCAAAGCTGCTGAGCTGTCGCTTCTTGCTCAGAAGCATGCGACAAAAGTGGAGTAG